A window of Sebastes umbrosus isolate fSebUmb1 chromosome 3, fSebUmb1.pri, whole genome shotgun sequence contains these coding sequences:
- the LOC119484601 gene encoding phospholipid-transporting ATPase ABCA1-like isoform X3, whose translation MSVSTQLGLLLWKNFTYRRRQTIQLLIEIIWPLFIFFILISVRIHYPPYEQHECHFPNKAMPSAGTLPWMQGIICNANNPCFRNPTPGESPGVVGNFNDSIISRLFLDAKKILLYTQNDRSYDGYKGLLRALRKLQKNTASFKLKDFLQDNETLSHFLHHNASLPRHALKQIVEADVNLEKVLTKGFGFHLRDLCNTTPLEEFVHIADRNVSRLTQEIICKSSSDWLDKAQSHFLSNLDFFKPIRKDVQSDPKVVQEVSAATDNLLESLGALAVELASMKSWKDMRKEILYLNANATGSPNQMYQAVSRIVCGHPEGGGLKIKSLNWYEDNNYKALFGSHGNDSDNEPLSAYDNSSTPYCNNMMRSLESSPISRMIWRALKPLLMGKILYTPDTPATQRIIHEVNKTFQELGVLRDLGGMWEEMKPKVWNFMENGEEMDMVRTLLQNKASAAFFNAQLSGTEWRVSDVSAFLTKVSEDQRPAGSAYTWRDVFNETDQAIQTISRFMECVNLDKLEPVANEERLVNKSMGLLNNQKFWAGIVFPDIARSNSTDLPPNINYKIRMDIDNVERTNKIKDGYWDPGPRADPFEDLRYVWGGFSYLQDVIEHGIIRAITGTKEKTGIYVQQMPYPCYVDDIFLRVMSRSMPLFMTLAWMYSVAIIIKGVVYEKEARLKETMRIMGLNNGILWLSWFISSLIPLLISAGLLVMLLKMGNLLPYSDPGVVFLFLGSFGVVTIMQCFLISTLFSRANLAAACGGIIYFTLYLPYVLCVAWQDYVGFGAKIMVSLLSPVAFGFGCEYFALFEEQGVGIQWSNLLASPLEEDSYNLTTSICLMLFDAVLYGIMTWYIEAVFPGQYGIPRPWYFPFTKTYWCGEKENTNLSASLSKKGNAEAVCIEEEPDHIEPGVYIENLVKVYSHGNKLAVDGLSLRFYKGQITSFLGHNGAGKTTTMSILTGLFPPTSGTAYIHGKDIRSELSTIRQNLGVCPQHNVLFSMLTVEEHIWFYARLKGLPEEKVKTEMEQIVNDVGLPHKRHSRTNALSGGMQRKLSVALAFVGGSKVVILDEPTAGVDPYARRGIWDLLLKYRQGRTIILSTHHMDEADILGDRIAIISHGKLCCVGSSLFLKTQLGTGYYLTLVKRDYDLTLQSCRNSASTVSYSKKPEKEDSVSESSSDAGLGSEPESETTTIDVSLISNVIFKHVHEARLVEDLGHEITYVLPYQSAKDGAFVELFHELDDRLTDLGISSYGISDTTLEEIFLKVAEDSGVDAVELSDGVVPTRIRRHHAFGDHQSCLKPFTEDDFDFNDSEGDPESRETDWLSGTDGKGSYQVKGWSLKRQQFVALLWKRFLYARRSRKGFFAQIVLPAVFVCIALVFSLIVPPFGKYPSLTLDPGMYGEQFSFISNDLPEDPHVNKLLGALTEKPGFGTRCMEGQPIPDSPCTAVEGEWSLPQVSESVKDIFDNGNWSMENPSPMCECSCGGRKRMLPECPAGAGGLPPPQMMISDKDTLQNLTSRNISDYLVKTYAQIIGKSLRNKIWVNEFRYGGFSLGARSSQFMAHTGDVDDAIAQLTKRFQLERGTAADRFFNSLSSFIQGLDTKNNVKIWFNNKGWHSMGSFLNVMNNGILRASLQADQDPTKFGITASNHPLNLTKEQLSQVALMTTSVDVLVSICVIFAMSFVPASFVVFLIQERVNKAKHMQFISGVQPLLYWLANFVWDMCNYIVPATLVIIIFICFQQDAYVSSTNLPVLALLLLLYGWSITPLMYPASFFFKIPSTAYVVLTSVNILIGINGSVSTFVLELFGSNEIGGINDILKNVFLIFPHFCLGRGLIDMVKNQAMADALERFGENRFRSPLAWDMVGKNLFAMAIEGLIFFIITVLIQYHFFFKARSSTSHLKPIGEEDEDVARERQRILSGGGKSDILELKELTKIYKRKQKPAVDRLCVGIPPGECFGLLGVNGAGKTSTFKMLTGDSVVTGGEAYLNGKSVTKEIDEVHQNMGYCPQFDAINDLLTGREHLEFYAILRGVPEKEVCEVAEWGIRKLGLVKYVDKSAGSYSGGNMRKLSTAIALIGGPPVVFLDEPTTGMDPKARRALWNAILSIIKEGRSVVLTSHSMEECEALCTRMAIMVNGRFRCLGSVQHLKNRFGDGYTIILRVTGPDPDLRPVMEFIERELPGSTLKEKHRNMLQYQLPTSLTSLARIFSLFSTNKEALSIEDYSVSQTTLDQVFVNFAKDQSDEDHLKDLHKRDAVVVDISKLNSFLTDNKTRESCV comes from the exons ATGTCCGTCTCCACTCAGCTGGGTTTACTGCTTTGGAAGAACTTCACCTACCGACGGAGACAGACT ATCCAGCTGCTGATTGAGATCATCTGGCCCctgttcatcttcttcatccTGATCTCAGTCCGAATACATTATCCACCCTACGAGCAACATGAAT GCCATTTCCCTAACAAGGCCATGCCCTCAGCGGGTACCCTGCCCTGGATGCAAGGCATCATCTGTAACGCCAACAACCCCTGCTTCCGTAACCCTACGCCTGGCGAGAGTCCCGGGGTGGTGGGGAACTTCAATGATTCTAT AATCTCCCGTCTGTTCCTCGACGCCAAGAAGATCCTGCTCTACACTCAGAACGATAGAAGCTACGATGGCTACAAAGGGCTGCTGAGGGCCCTCAGGAAGCTGCAGAAGAACACTGCCA gtTTCAAGCTGAAGGACTTTTTGCAGGACAACGAGACCCTCTCCCACTTCCTGCACCACAACGCCTCCCTTCCTCGTCACGCGCTGAAGCAGATAGTGGAGGCCGACGTCAATCTGGAGAAG GTGCTGACTAAAGGTTTCGGCTTCCATCTCAGAGACCTCTGTAACACCACCCCCCTGGAGGAGTTCGTCCACATTGCCGACCGCAACGTGTCCCGTCTGACGCAAGAAATCATCTGCAAGTCCTCCAGTGATTGGCTGGACAAGGCCCAGAGCCACTTCCTGTCCAACTTGGACTTCTTCAAACCCATTCGG AAGGATGTGCAGTCGGACCCCAAAGTCGTCCAGGAGGTCTCAGCTGCAACCGACAATCTTCTGGAGAGCCTGGGAGCGCTGGCCGTGGAG CTTGCCAGCATGAAGAGTTGGAAGGACATGCGTAAGGAGATCCTGTATCTGAATGCGAATGCCACAGGCTCTCCAAACCAGATGTACCAAGCTGTGTCACGTATCGTGTGCGGACACCCCGAGGGAGGCGGCCTCAAAATCAAGTCTCTCAACTGGTATGAGGACAACAACTACAAGGCCCTGTTCGGTAGCCATGGCAACGACAGCGACAATGAACCCCTCTCAGCTTACGACAACTCTTCCA CTCCTTATTGTAACAACATGATGCGGAGCCTGGAGTCCAGCCCCATCTCAAGGATGATCTGGAGGGCCCTGAAGCCTCTGCTCATGGGGAAGATCCTGTACACCCCAGATACTCCGGCCACACAGAGAATCATCCACGAG gttaATAAGACCTTCCAGGAGCTCGGCGTGCTGAGGGACCTCGGAGGGATGTGGGAGGAAATGAAGCCCAAAGTTTGGAACTTCATGGAGAACGGCGAGGAAATGGACATGGTCAGG ACGCTGCTCCAGAATAAAGCCAGTGCCGCGTTCTTTAACGCCCAACTCAGCGGGACTGAGTGGCGTGTGTCAGACGTGTCGGCCTTCCTGACGAAGGTCTCGGAGGACCAAAGACCCGCCGGATCCGCCTACACCTGGAGAGACGTCTTCAACGAAACTGACCAGGCCATACAGACCATCTCACGCTTCATGGAG TGTGTGAACCTGGACAAGCTGGAGCCGGTAGCCAACGAGGAGAGACTGGTCAACAAGTCCATGGGTCTCCTAAACAACCAGAAGTTCTGGGCTGGAATCGTGTTTCCCGACATCGCCCGTAGCAACAGCACCGACTTGCCTCCCAATATCAACTATAAGATCCGCATGGACATTGATAATGTTGAGAGGACAAACAAGATTAAAGATGG CTATTGGGACCCCGGTCCCAGGGCGGACCCCTTTGAGGACCTTCGCTACGTCTGGGGCGGATTTTCTTACCTACAGGACGTCATTGAGCATGGAATCATCAGAGCCATCACTGGCACCAAGGAGAAGACGGGCATCTACGTTCAGCAGATGCCCTACCCCTGCTACGTTGATGACAT tttcctGCGGGTGATGAGTCGGTCGATGCCTCTCTTCATGACCCTGGCGTGGATGTACTCGGTAGCCATCATCATCAAGGGCGTGGTCTACGAGAAGGAGGCGCGGCTCAAAGAGACCATGAGGATCATGGGGCTGAACAACGGCATCCTGTGGCTCAGCTGGTTCATCAGCAGTTTGATCCCGCTCCTGATCAGCGCCGGCTTGCTGGTGATGTTATTGAAG ATGGGAAACCTGTTGCCTTACAGTGACCCTGGCGTGGTGTTTCTATTCCTGGGATCCTTCGGTGTCGTAACCATCATGCAGTGCTTCCTCATTAGCACCCTGTTCTCTCGCGCCAACTTGGCAGCCGCCTGCGGTGGCATCATATACTTCACACTCTACCTGCCCTACGTGCTGTGTGTCGCCTGGCAGGACTACGTGGGGTTCGGAGCAAAGATTATGGTG AGTCTGCTGTCTCCTGTGGCGTTCGGTTTCGGCTGCGAGTACTTTGCCCTGTTTGAGGAGCAAGGGGTGGGCATCCAGTGGTCCAACCTGCTGGCCAGCCCTCTGGAGGAGGACAGCTACAACCTGACCACCTCCATCTGCCTCATGCTGTTTGACGCTGTGCTCTACGGAATAATGACCTGGTACATCGAAGCCGTGTTCCCTG GTCAGTATGGGATCCCCAGGCCTTGGTATTTCCCTTTCACTAAGACGTACTGgtgtggagagaaagagaacaccaacctctcagcctctctgtcgAAGAAGGGCAACGCTGAAG CAGTGTGTATTGAAGAGGAGCCAGACCACATTGAGCCAGGTGTCTACATCGAGAATCTGGTGAAGGTCTACAGCCATGGGAACAAGCTGGCTGTAGACGGACTGTCCCTGAGGTTCTATAAGGGACAGATCACCTCCTTCCTCGGCCACAACGGAGCCGGCAAGACCACAACTAT GTCAATCCTGACGGGGTTGTTTCCACCCACATCTGGCACGGCCTATATCCACGGCAAGGACATCCGCAGTGAGCTCAGCACCATCCGGCAGAATCTGGGCGTCTGTCCCCAGCACAACGTACTTTTCAGCAT GCTGACGGTGGAGGAGCACATCTGGTTCTACGCCCGTCTGAAGGGGCTGCCGGAGGAGAAGGTGAAGACCGAGATGGAACAGATCGTGAACGATGTCGGACTGCCTCACAAACGGCACTCTCGCACCAACGCGCTGTCCG GAGGGATGCAGAGGAAGCTGTCAGTGGCCCTGGCTTTTGTTGGGGGCTCAAAGGTTGTGATCCTGGATGAACCTACAGCTGGGGTTGATCCCTACGCACGCAGGGGGATCTGGGACCTGCTGCTGAAATACAGACAAG GCCGCACCATCATCCTGTCCACCCATCACATGGACGAGGCCGACATCCTGGGCGACCGCATCGCCATCATTTCCCACGGCAAGCTGTGCTGCGTGGGCTCCTCGCTCTTCCTGAAGACCCAGCTGGGCACGGGCTACTACCTGACTCTGGTCAAGAGAGACTACGATCTGACGCTCCAGTCCTGCAGGAACTCTGCCAGCACCGTCTCCTACAGCAAGAAGCCCGAGAAG GAGGACAGTGTGTCAGAGAGCAGCTCAGATGCTGGTCTGGGCAGCGAACCCGAGAGTGAAACCACCACTATTG ATGTGTCCCTCATCTCCAACGTGATATTCAAGCATGTCCACGAGGCTCGCCTAGTGGAGGACCTCGGCCACGAGATCACCTACGTTCTGCCCTACCAGTCAGCTAAAGACGGAGCCTTTGTAGAGCTCTTCCACGAGCTGGACGACCGTCTCACCGACCTGGGAATATCCAGCTACGGGATATCTGACACCACCCTGGAGGAG ATTTTCTTGAAAGTGGCTGAGGACAGTGGAGTGGATGCTGTTGAGCTCTCAG ATGGAGTTGTGCCGACCAGGATTCGTCGCCATCACGCGTTTGGAGACCACCAGAGCTGCCTGAAGCCCTTCACCGAAGACGACTTTGATTTCAACGACTCTGAAGGTGACCCAG AATCCCGTGAGACCGACTGGCTCAGTGGAACAGATGGCAAAGGCTCATACCAGGTCAAGGGCTGGAGTCTGAAGAGACAGCAGTTTGTGGCACTACTCTGGAAACGATTCCTCTACGCTCGTCGCTCCAGGAAAGGCTTCTTCGCTCAG ATTGTTCTCCCGgcggtgtttgtgtgtatcGCCCTGGTGTTCAGCCTGATTGTCCCTCCGTTTGGAAAGTACCCAAGTCTGACTCTGGATCCCGGCATGTATGGAGAACAGTTTTCCTTCATCAG TAATGACTTACCTGAGGACCCTCACGTCAACAAACTACTGGGAGCCCTGACTGAAAAACCAGGATTTGGAACGCGCTGCATGGAAGGACAACCCATACC GGACTCTCCCTGTACAGCGGTTGAGGGCGAGTGGTCGCTCCCGCAAGTCTCTGAAAGCGTGAAGGACATTTTCGACAACGGCAACTGGTCCATGGAGAACCCCTCCCCCATGTGTGAGTGCAGCTGTGGAGGACGCAAGAGGATGCTCCCGGAGTGTCCCGCTGGTGCCGGGGGACTTCCACCACCACAG ATGATGATCAGTGACAAAGACACGCTTCAGAATTTGACTAGCAGGAACATCTCAGACTATCTGGTTAAAACCTACGCTCAGATCATTGGCAAGAG tCTGAGGAACAAGATTTGGGTCAACGAGTTCAG ATATGGCGGATTCTCATTGGGCGCCAGGAGTTCTCAGTTCATGGCCCACACAGGTGACGTCGACGATGCGATCGCTCAACTGACGAAACGTTTCCAACTGGAGAGA ggAACCGCAGCGGATCGTTTCTTTAACAGTCTCTCCAGTTTTATACAAGGATTGGACACCAAGAATAACGTCAAg ATCTGGTTCAACAACAAGGGCTGGCACAGCATGGGCTCTTTCCTCAACGTGATGAACAACGGCATCCTGCGCGCCAGCCTGCAGGCCGACCAAGACCCCACCAAGTTTGGCATCACTGCCTCCAATCACCCGCTCAACCTCACCAAGGAGCAGCTGTCGCAGGTCGCACT GATGACGACATCTGTTGACGTGCTGGTTTCCATCTGCGTGATCTTCGCCATGTCCTTTGTCCCGGCCAGTTTTGTGGTCTTCCTCATCCAGGAGAGAGTGAACAAGGCCAAGCACATGCAGTTCATCAGCGGAGTGCAGCCTTTACTGTACTGGCTGGCCAACTTTGTCTGGGATATG TGTAACTACATCGTCCCAGCCACACtggtcatcatcatcttcatctgttTCCAACAAGACGCCTACGTCTCCTCCACCAATCTGCCCGTGCTGGcgctgcttctgctgctctaCGG GTGGTCGATCACCCCTCTGATGTACCCGGCCTCGTTCTTCTTTAAGATCCCCAGCACGGCCTACGTGGTCCTGACCAGCGTCAACATACTGATAGGAATCAACGGCAGCGTCTCCACGTTTGTACTGGAGCTGTTTGGAAGCAat GAAATCGGTGGCATCAACGACATCCTGAAGAACGTGTTCCTCATCTTCCCTCACTTCTGTCTGGGCAGAGGACTAATTGACATGGTGAAGAATCAGGCAATGGCCGACGCTTTGGAGAGATTCG GCGAAAACCGCTTCCGCTCCCCGCTGGCCTGGGACATGGTGGGAAAGAACCTGTTCGCGATGGCCATAGAGGGCCtgatcttcttcatcatcaccgTCCTCATTCAGTACCACTTCTTCTTCAAGGCCAG GTCGTCCACCAGTCACCTGAAGCCGATTGGAGAAGAGGACGAGGATGTGGCCAGAGAGCGACAGAGGATCCTTAGCGGAGGAGGAAAGTCGGACATCCTGGAGCTCAAAGAGCTCACCAAGATTTACAAGAGGAAACAGAAGCCGGCAGTGGACCGGCTGTGTGTCGGCATCCCCCCTGGAGAG TGCTTTGGTTTGCTGGGGGTGAATGGAGCAGGGAAgaccagcacctttaaaatgcTGACAGGAGACTCGGTGGTCACCGGTGGAGAGGCCTACCTGAATGGCAAGAG TGTAACTAAAGAGATAGATGAGGTGCATCAGAACATGGGCTACTGTCCTCAGTTTGACGCCATCAACGACCTGCTGACCGGCAGAGAGCACCTCGAGTTTTACGCCATCCTGAGAGGAGTACCTGAGAAGGAAGTCTGTGAG GTGGCAGAGTGGGGCATCAGGAAGCTGGGCTTGGTCAAATATGTGGACAAGTCAGCAGGCAGCTACAGTGGAGGAAACATGAGGAAACTGTCGACTGCCATCGCTCTCATAGGAGGACCACCTGTCGTCTTTCTG GATGAACCGACGACAGGCATGGATCCTAAAGCACGTCGTGCTCTGTGGAACGCCATCCTGAGCATCATCAAAGAGGGACGATCTGTAGTCCTGACCTCTCACAG CATGGAGGAGTGTGAAGCACTTTGCACCAGAATGGCCATCATGGTCAACGGCAGGTTCCGCTGTCTGGGCAGCGTGCAGCATCTCAAAAACAG GTTTGGTGATGGCTACACCATCATCCTGCGGGTGACCGGCCCCGACCCAGACCTCCGGCCGGTGATGGAGTTCATAGAGCGGGAGCTGCCCGGCAGCACGCTGAAGGAGAAGCACCGCAACATGCTGCAGTACCAGCTGCCTACCTCCCTCACCTCCCTCGCCCGCATCTTCTCCCTGTTCTCTACGAACAAGGAGGCCCTCAGCATAGAGGACTACTCCGTCTCACAGACAACGTTAGACCAA GTGTTTGTAAATTTCGCCAAGGACCAAAGTGACGAGGACCATTTGAAAGATCTGCACAAACGGGACGCTGTGGTAGTGGACATTTCAAAGTTGAACTCTTTCCTCACGGACAACAAGACCAGGGAAAGCTGCGTCTGA